The following are encoded in a window of Chitinophagaceae bacterium genomic DNA:
- the meaB gene encoding methylmalonyl Co-A mutase-associated GTPase MeaB: MWKQQLDEIKKGNSKTLARCISLVENEANGNDELLQQLPPSDTPVIGITGPPGAGKSTLVDALIGTLIAKGKSVAVLCVDPSSPFNLGALLGDRIRMSDWYDNPNVFIRSLATRGSLGGLHPKIIEISDLLKAAPFDYIIIETVGVGQSEVEIAGLADATVVVVVPEAGDEVQTMKAGLMEIADIFVVNKSDRPDADLFVRNLRLMLAPAFHNHADPVPVIKTIASQKKGVEELADRINEVILHKKDNEKKYWLLAEKACYLIQQKRMSDIDKKMLKEKIKNAGSAFNLYRFIRDY, from the coding sequence ATGTGGAAACAACAGCTTGATGAAATTAAAAAAGGCAACAGCAAAACACTTGCCCGCTGCATTTCGCTGGTTGAAAACGAGGCCAATGGTAACGACGAACTGTTGCAGCAACTGCCCCCGTCTGATACACCCGTTATCGGCATAACAGGTCCGCCGGGTGCCGGAAAAAGCACACTGGTTGATGCCCTTATCGGCACACTTATCGCCAAAGGAAAATCCGTTGCAGTACTTTGTGTAGATCCATCTTCTCCCTTCAACCTGGGCGCCCTGCTGGGCGACCGCATCCGTATGAGCGACTGGTACGACAATCCAAACGTGTTTATCCGTTCCCTGGCCACAAGGGGTTCGTTGGGCGGGCTGCATCCCAAGATCATTGAGATAAGCGACCTGCTGAAAGCAGCGCCCTTTGATTACATCATCATTGAAACGGTTGGTGTCGGGCAAAGCGAAGTGGAAATTGCCGGGCTTGCAGATGCTACCGTGGTGGTGGTGGTTCCCGAAGCCGGGGATGAGGTACAGACCATGAAAGCCGGGCTGATGGAAATTGCTGATATTTTCGTTGTAAACAAATCCGATCGTCCGGATGCCGACCTTTTTGTAAGGAATTTACGGTTAATGCTTGCTCCTGCATTTCACAATCATGCCGACCCGGTTCCGGTGATCAAGACTATTGCTTCACAAAAAAAGGGGGTGGAGGAACTGGCCGACAGGATCAACGAGGTCATTTTGCACAAAAAGGACAATGAAAAAAAATACTGGCTGCTGGCGGAAAAAGCCTGTTACCTCATACAACAAAAACGGATGAGCGACATTGATAAAAAGATGTTGAAGGAAAAAATAAAGAATGCGGGCAGTGCATTCAATCTATACCGGTTCATCCGGGATTATTAA
- a CDS encoding Spx/MgsR family RNA polymerase-binding regulatory protein, which yields MEAVIIYGIPNCDTTKKAMAWLNKNKIPFSFHDYKQEGISRNKLEDWCRKAGLDIIFNKRSTTWKELPAGEQVKATSQQAAIKIMMENTSIIKRPVMEHGNDLVVGFKEEQYNKIFK from the coding sequence ATGGAAGCAGTGATCATCTACGGGATCCCGAATTGTGATACCACGAAGAAAGCAATGGCCTGGCTCAATAAGAACAAGATCCCTTTTTCCTTTCATGATTATAAGCAGGAAGGCATAAGCAGGAATAAACTGGAAGATTGGTGCAGGAAGGCAGGACTGGATATTATCTTCAATAAAAGAAGTACTACCTGGAAAGAACTGCCGGCGGGTGAACAGGTAAAAGCAACCAGCCAGCAGGCAGCCATAAAGATCATGATGGAAAATACCAGCATCATTAAAAGACCGGTCATGGAGCATGGGAATGACCTGGTCGTGGGTTTTAAGGAAGAGCAATACAATAAGATCTTTAAATAA
- a CDS encoding glycosyltransferase family 2 protein, with the protein MNISVVIITKNEAHVIANTLQSLQPEFNDMVIVDSGSTDETVKICRQFSANIIETDWGGYGINKNKGIVAAKYDWILSLDADEAIDAELKRSLQQLSLADEKEVFNIRFKNFFCGKWIRYGEWGFDSHIRLFNRKQVKWNDVAVHENLIFPAGVTISRLNGNILHYTAQNRQEYTDKMAGYAQMNAKKYFESGKKPNFFKQYFSPVFAFLQHYIFRLGFLDGKEGFIIARTTAWYTFLKYSNLNSMYKKNPS; encoded by the coding sequence ATGAACATTTCGGTTGTCATCATCACTAAAAATGAGGCCCATGTAATTGCCAATACCCTGCAAAGCCTGCAGCCGGAGTTCAATGACATGGTGATCGTTGACAGCGGCAGCACCGATGAAACTGTGAAAATTTGCAGGCAATTTAGTGCCAACATTATTGAAACCGATTGGGGTGGTTACGGCATTAATAAGAACAAAGGCATAGTTGCAGCAAAGTACGACTGGATACTGAGCCTGGATGCCGATGAAGCCATCGATGCAGAACTGAAACGGTCGCTTCAGCAACTGTCCCTGGCCGATGAAAAGGAGGTATTCAACATACGCTTTAAAAATTTCTTTTGCGGTAAATGGATACGGTATGGCGAGTGGGGTTTCGACAGCCATATCCGCCTGTTCAACCGTAAACAGGTAAAGTGGAACGACGTGGCCGTACATGAGAATCTTATTTTTCCGGCCGGCGTTACAATAAGCCGGCTTAACGGCAATATCCTGCATTATACGGCACAGAACCGGCAGGAGTATACCGATAAAATGGCCGGCTATGCCCAAATGAATGCAAAGAAATATTTTGAATCGGGGAAGAAACCTAATTTCTTCAAACAGTACTTTTCTCCTGTCTTTGCTTTTTTGCAGCATTATATTTTCCGGCTGGGTTTTTTAGACGGGAAAGAAGGGTTCATCATTGCGAGGACAACGGCCTGGTATACTTTTTTGAAATACAGCAACCTTAATAGCATGTATAAAAAAAATCCTTCCTGA
- a CDS encoding OsmC family protein, whose product MKRNATAVWNGSGKEGNGHLTTQSSVLSKTQYSYSSRFENGIGTNPEELVAAAHAGCFSMKLSFVLGAAGFTPEEINTRCEVTLADGAITGSHLTVSAKVPGISSEQFEAAVADAKANCPISKTLRSNITHEATLQ is encoded by the coding sequence ATGAAACGAAACGCAACTGCCGTATGGAACGGCTCCGGAAAAGAAGGTAACGGGCACCTGACAACACAAAGCTCTGTATTGAGTAAAACACAGTATTCCTACAGCAGCCGGTTTGAAAATGGCATCGGTACCAATCCGGAAGAACTGGTGGCAGCCGCACATGCCGGTTGCTTCAGCATGAAGCTGAGCTTTGTACTGGGTGCAGCAGGTTTTACACCGGAAGAGATCAACACCCGTTGTGAGGTGACCCTGGCAGACGGTGCCATCACCGGATCACACTTAACGGTCTCTGCAAAAGTACCGGGTATCAGTAGCGAACAGTTTGAAGCAGCCGTGGCGGATGCCAAGGCCAATTGCCCCATTTCAAAAACACTCAGATCCAATATCACACACGAAGCCACCCTTCAATAA
- a CDS encoding LON peptidase substrate-binding domain-containing protein — protein MTNFIPIFPLGIVVYPGEQLNLHIFEPRYKQLISECFETKKPFGIPAVVNDKINEMGTLVQVKEISQVYDDGKMDIKTEGLQVFRMLEMINTLPDKLYSGAIVSYPDNDEKGNRALMQGIVKGIKELHKLLNIEKKFSKPDEELWSYDVAHHAGLSLQEEYELLELLQELQRQEYLKRHLKKVIPLLAEMELLKERVKLNGHFKNLKGLDS, from the coding sequence ATGACCAACTTCATCCCCATATTCCCCCTTGGTATCGTGGTTTATCCCGGCGAGCAGCTTAACCTGCATATATTTGAACCCAGGTATAAGCAACTTATCAGTGAATGTTTTGAAACAAAAAAACCCTTCGGCATCCCTGCTGTTGTAAATGATAAAATAAATGAAATGGGAACTCTTGTGCAGGTGAAAGAAATAAGCCAGGTATATGATGATGGAAAGATGGACATTAAAACAGAAGGCCTGCAGGTATTCCGCATGCTGGAAATGATCAATACATTGCCCGATAAATTGTACAGCGGCGCCATCGTAAGCTACCCGGATAACGACGAAAAAGGGAACCGGGCATTGATGCAGGGTATTGTGAAGGGAATAAAGGAACTGCACAAACTGCTTAATATTGAAAAGAAATTTTCCAAGCCGGATGAAGAATTGTGGAGTTACGATGTGGCCCACCACGCAGGACTTTCCCTGCAGGAAGAATATGAACTGCTGGAACTGTTACAGGAACTGCAGCGGCAGGAATATTTGAAAAGGCATCTGAAAAAAGTGATACCGCTGCTGGCAGAGATGGAATTGCTGAAAGAGCGCGTGAAGCTGAACGGACATTTTAAAAACCTGAAAGGATTGGATAGTTGA
- a CDS encoding aldo/keto reductase — MEYRRLGRSGLQVSVLSFGSWVSFSKQINDKVADELMGIAYDAGINFFDNAEVYALGESEKMMGRVLKKKKWDRTSYTVSSKVFWGWRGKENKPNQSGLSRKHVMEACDEALQRLQVDYLDMYFCHRPDKNTPVEETVWAMNHLIQQGKILYWGTSEWSGVEIMEAHKAAQQYHLIGPTMEQPQYNLFERDKMENEFLQLFKTVGMGTTIWSPLASGLLTGKYNDGIPKGSRFALEGFDWLKERWVMDEKIKKVKKLSDLAAKLGMTTAALSIAWCIRNPNVSTAILGATKKAQLLDNLKALKAMEQLTPEVMDKIETILKTKPKPPDY, encoded by the coding sequence ATGGAATATCGTCGACTTGGAAGATCCGGCCTGCAGGTAAGTGTTTTGTCTTTCGGAAGCTGGGTCAGTTTCAGCAAACAGATAAATGATAAGGTGGCCGACGAGCTGATGGGTATTGCCTACGATGCGGGCATTAATTTCTTTGACAACGCAGAAGTATATGCCCTGGGTGAAAGTGAAAAGATGATGGGCCGTGTACTGAAAAAGAAAAAATGGGACAGGACCTCCTATACGGTTTCCTCCAAAGTATTCTGGGGATGGCGTGGCAAGGAGAATAAACCCAATCAAAGCGGGCTTAGCCGCAAGCATGTGATGGAAGCCTGCGATGAAGCACTGCAAAGGCTGCAGGTTGATTACCTGGATATGTATTTCTGCCACCGGCCCGATAAGAATACACCGGTTGAAGAAACGGTATGGGCAATGAACCATCTTATTCAGCAGGGAAAGATCTTATACTGGGGCACCAGTGAATGGAGTGGCGTGGAGATCATGGAAGCCCATAAAGCGGCACAGCAATACCACCTGATCGGTCCAACCATGGAGCAGCCGCAGTATAATTTGTTTGAACGGGATAAAATGGAGAATGAATTCCTGCAGTTGTTTAAAACGGTTGGGATGGGAACCACCATCTGGAGCCCGCTTGCATCCGGCCTTTTAACCGGGAAGTATAATGACGGGATCCCGAAGGGAAGCCGCTTTGCACTGGAAGGGTTCGACTGGCTGAAGGAGCGGTGGGTAATGGATGAAAAGATAAAGAAAGTAAAAAAACTCAGTGACCTGGCTGCCAAACTGGGCATGACCACCGCTGCACTCAGTATCGCATGGTGTATCAGGAATCCGAATGTAAGCACAGCGATCCTGGGCGCCACAAAAAAAGCACAACTGCTGGATAACCTGAAAGCACTGAAAGCAATGGAACAGCTTACGCCCGAAGTGATGGATAAGATCGAGACCATACTGAAGACAAAACCAAAACCACCCGATTATTAA
- a CDS encoding tetratricopeptide repeat protein, translating into MLKKNLSLFFLIFTVSALFAQPYNAKSFYKAGIDYKNKNMFLEAMGAFKKAFSMDKKFDSAYLEMGLLYSKTSRPDSAVWYYNKTISINPAMASAHIALGNFYRDARPNYDSALICYFNALKTDSLNKVTYYSIAWCYNAKGEYEKAIPPAIKSLEIDNEYKPGYSELGHAYRRTGKFAEAIEQFKKNLSVSVVDLALLYSGYCYAELKDKEGALRQYEALLKVNEKMAAALKKRIDSMQ; encoded by the coding sequence ATGCTGAAAAAAAATTTATCGCTCTTTTTTTTGATATTTACCGTTTCCGCCCTGTTCGCCCAACCCTATAATGCAAAGAGTTTTTATAAGGCCGGTATAGATTATAAAAACAAGAATATGTTCCTGGAAGCGATGGGGGCTTTCAAAAAGGCATTTTCAATGGATAAGAAATTTGATTCCGCCTACCTGGAAATGGGGCTTTTGTATTCAAAAACATCCCGGCCCGACAGTGCGGTCTGGTATTATAACAAAACGATCTCCATCAACCCGGCCATGGCATCGGCGCATATAGCCCTGGGGAATTTTTACCGGGATGCAAGGCCCAATTACGACTCGGCCTTGATCTGCTATTTTAATGCCCTTAAGACAGACAGCCTGAATAAAGTGACCTATTACAGCATTGCCTGGTGCTATAACGCCAAAGGAGAATATGAAAAAGCCATCCCCCCTGCCATAAAATCGCTGGAAATAGACAATGAGTACAAACCCGGTTACAGCGAACTGGGGCATGCCTACCGCAGAACAGGTAAGTTTGCCGAAGCCATTGAGCAGTTCAAAAAGAATCTTTCGGTTTCGGTAGTTGACCTTGCCTTACTCTATTCCGGCTATTGCTATGCAGAATTAAAGGATAAGGAAGGCGCCCTGCGGCAATACGAAGCGCTTTTAAAAGTAAATGAAAAAATGGCTGCTGCGCTGAAGAAAAGAATTGACAGCATGCAGTAA
- a CDS encoding type III pantothenate kinase translates to MKTLCFDFGNTRLKAALFEEDSYHGEFILENDDRATIERILSEYKPQRSILSSVIDHNTELEELLRSKTAFHRVSHLTKLNFSVPSAKPETIGSDRLALCAAAARFFPGRNNLVIALGSCITYNFINQYQQFMGGSISPGMEMRFKAMQYYTAKLPLVQKDWNFPLIGYDTRTNMQSGVIAGITYEIDGFINAYAAKYGNFNAVLTGGDTAYFAGQLKNKIFADYNFLFKGLYALSETNNS, encoded by the coding sequence ATGAAAACCCTTTGCTTCGATTTTGGAAATACCCGGCTTAAAGCGGCTTTGTTTGAAGAAGACAGCTACCACGGCGAATTCATACTGGAAAATGATGACAGGGCAACCATTGAGAGGATATTATCAGAGTACAAACCGCAAAGGTCAATTCTTTCTTCGGTGATCGATCACAATACTGAATTAGAAGAACTGCTAAGGTCAAAAACTGCTTTTCACCGGGTTTCTCATCTTACTAAATTAAATTTCAGCGTTCCGTCGGCCAAACCGGAAACGATCGGGTCCGACAGGCTGGCCCTTTGTGCAGCAGCAGCCCGCTTTTTCCCGGGCAGGAATAACCTGGTCATTGCCCTGGGCAGCTGCATCACGTATAATTTCATTAATCAATACCAGCAGTTCATGGGAGGCAGCATATCGCCGGGTATGGAAATGCGGTTCAAAGCCATGCAGTATTACACGGCAAAACTCCCACTGGTGCAAAAAGACTGGAATTTTCCGTTAATTGGTTACGATACCAGGACAAATATGCAAAGTGGTGTAATAGCCGGAATTACCTATGAAATAGATGGTTTCATTAATGCATATGCCGCTAAATATGGCAACTTTAACGCTGTTTTAACCGGGGGGGATACCGCCTATTTTGCCGGGCAGCTTAAAAACAAGATATTTGCCGACTATAATTTTTTATTTAAAGGCTTGTATGCACTCAGCGAAACTAACAATAGCTAA
- a CDS encoding FG-GAP repeat protein gives MYRKLLLAAVLVFSCITLRDIAPPDRSSLPTPAFNFTKANYPGKTTGIPFWETGKKDSVVDTAALKQGNWYATVIKNIEASEYEIKRDDKTGLYCGPNRQQQLRAFFNYNSFTLQPRSEEKGWTLRMQLTGIYANKKLIACPGENDLPVIGSNKIIFNNDDFSTEYINSKEGIRQNFIIQKDPGCPAGRPQTLNIKLQTDKGWYINKVHDKELHFAKAKGDQLSKKITYNSLKVWDANNKELAARFLVNKKHAGFDIEVNTSNAVYPITIDPLSTTPNSILDDCDQANANFGISVASAGDVNGDGYSDVIIGAYSFDDGFTDEGKAFVYHGSATGLSATPNSTPDDADQAGANFGYCVASAGDVNGDGYSDIIIGAFSFDEGFTDEGKAFVYHGSAAGLSATPNSTPDDADQAFAQVGISVASAGDVNGDGFSDVMIGARLYDDGFSDEGKVFVYHGSATGLSATPNSTPDDADQLNAYFGFSIASAGDINGDGYSDVIIGAYSFDDGFTDEGKAFVYHGSAAGLSATPNSTPDDADQVFAYFGFSVASAGDVNADGYSDVIIGAYQYNDGANTDEGRAFVYHGSAAGLSASPNNTPDDADQSGANFGVSVACAGDVNGDGYSDVIIGAWTYDDSGNNDEGRAFVYFGSATGLSATPNSTPDDANQAFAQFGISVASAGDVNGDGYSDVIIGANGYNDGANADEGWAFVYHGSAAGINTTHTAIVESNQASAQMGYSVASAGDVNGDGYSDVIVGAYLYDNGQTDEGTAFVYYGSSTGINTMAVDTLESNQANALMGRSVASTGDVNGDGYGDVIIGVYSFDNGQIDEGAAFLYHGSPTGINTTAADTLESNQANAFMGVSVASAGDVNGDGYSDVIVGALFYDNGQSDEGAAFLYHGSLTGINTMAADTLESNQANGFMGVSVASAGDVNGDGYSDVIVGASYYDNLEIDEGVCFVYHGSSTGINTTSAAMVQSNQTFAYMGVSVASAGDVNGDGYSDVIVGASYYDNLEIDEGVCFVYHGSSTGINITAADTIESNLANAYMGISVASAGDVNGDGYSDVIVGAFLYYNGQAAEGAAFFYHGSPTGINTTPAAIVESNLAFARMGISVAGAGDINGDGYSDVIVGAYSYANGQTDEGAAFVYHGNNPGTNKRNNLRLYNQDLVTPIQQLNITEPNLFGAGFFSKSPLGRVKGKLVWEVKAQGVAFSGNPITNSTAYLDKQTSFTDLGTAGTELKSQVQKVGSKANKIRTRVEYDKVTAITGQVYGPWRYPPGYTQGAYGMNSVPLPVKLNGFSAALIEGKVKLHWSTADDENVRTYQVERSADNMNFTSTGTVSSLHQNNKTYTFTDNHPLKGRSWYRLRVMDEYNRIGFSNTALVKNTKDAVLVYPTIIGRGETVNLLFNNNISGNVELLLVNGNGALVFRKTINASGSNNYPVTLSSLPPGVYVLSVIHKGVKVITQKIIVR, from the coding sequence ATGTACCGGAAGTTATTATTAGCTGCTGTTCTTGTTTTTTCCTGTATCACCCTCCGTGATATTGCTCCCCCGGACAGGTCATCTTTACCAACCCCAGCTTTTAATTTTACAAAAGCAAATTATCCAGGTAAAACAACCGGCATCCCATTCTGGGAGACCGGTAAAAAAGATTCTGTTGTTGATACGGCTGCCTTAAAACAAGGCAACTGGTATGCAACTGTAATAAAAAATATTGAGGCCAGTGAATACGAAATAAAGAGAGATGATAAGACAGGGCTGTATTGCGGACCTAACCGTCAACAACAATTACGGGCATTCTTTAATTACAATAGTTTTACCCTGCAACCCCGGAGTGAAGAAAAAGGCTGGACATTAAGAATGCAGCTTACCGGTATTTATGCAAACAAAAAACTTATTGCCTGTCCGGGTGAAAATGATCTGCCGGTAATAGGTTCCAACAAAATCATTTTCAACAATGATGATTTTTCAACCGAATATATCAACAGCAAAGAAGGAATTCGCCAGAACTTTATAATACAGAAAGATCCTGGCTGTCCGGCAGGCAGGCCTCAAACCTTAAACATCAAACTTCAAACAGACAAAGGCTGGTATATTAATAAAGTGCACGATAAGGAACTGCATTTTGCCAAAGCAAAAGGCGATCAACTCTCCAAAAAAATCACTTATAATAGTTTAAAAGTTTGGGATGCCAATAATAAAGAGCTGGCTGCAAGGTTTTTGGTAAATAAAAAACATGCGGGTTTTGACATTGAAGTGAATACAAGCAATGCTGTTTACCCCATTACCATTGATCCGCTAAGCACAACACCAAACAGCATCTTGGATGACTGCGACCAGGCCAATGCCAATTTCGGGATCAGTGTCGCCTCTGCCGGGGATGTGAATGGAGATGGATATAGTGATGTTATAATCGGTGCTTATAGTTTTGACGATGGCTTTACAGATGAGGGAAAGGCCTTTGTTTATCATGGATCTGCAACTGGTTTATCTGCCACACCCAACAGCACCCCTGATGATGCAGATCAGGCCGGAGCAAACTTTGGGTATTGCGTTGCTTCTGCCGGAGATGTAAATGGGGATGGGTACAGTGATATTATAATTGGAGCTTTCAGTTTTGATGAAGGCTTTACAGATGAAGGAAAGGCCTTTGTGTATCATGGATCTGCAGCTGGTTTATCTGCCACACCCAACAGCACCCCCGATGATGCTGACCAGGCATTTGCCCAGGTTGGCATCAGTGTGGCTTCCGCAGGAGATGTAAATGGGGACGGATTTAGTGATGTAATGATCGGGGCCCGTTTGTATGACGACGGCTTTTCGGATGAAGGAAAGGTATTTGTTTATCATGGCTCCGCAACTGGATTATCTGCCACACCCAACAGCACCCCTGATGATGCAGACCAGTTAAATGCCTATTTTGGATTTAGCATAGCCTCTGCCGGGGATATAAACGGCGATGGGTATAGTGATGTGATCATTGGTGCTTACAGTTTTGATGACGGCTTTACAGATGAAGGAAAGGCATTTGTTTATCATGGCTCTGCTGCAGGATTATCTGCTACACCCAACAGCACACCTGATGATGCTGACCAGGTATTTGCCTATTTTGGATTTAGCGTCGCCTCTGCCGGGGATGTAAATGCTGATGGATACAGCGATGTAATTATTGGGGCTTATCAATATAACGATGGTGCAAATACTGATGAAGGCCGGGCTTTTGTTTATCATGGCTCTGCTGCAGGATTATCTGCCTCGCCTAACAATACTCCTGATGATGCTGACCAGTCAGGTGCCAATTTTGGGGTAAGTGTTGCCTGCGCAGGAGATGTAAATGGTGATGGATACAGCGATGTGATCATTGGTGCATGGACTTACGACGATTCCGGCAACAATGATGAAGGGCGTGCTTTTGTTTATTTTGGTTCGGCAACCGGTTTGTCTGCCACACCCAACAGCACCCCTGATGATGCCAACCAGGCATTTGCCCAGTTTGGGATCAGTGTTGCCTCAGCAGGAGATGTAAATGGTGATGGATACAGCGATGTGATCATTGGAGCAAATGGATATAATGATGGTGCTAATGCAGATGAGGGTTGGGCTTTTGTCTATCATGGTTCAGCTGCGGGCATAAATACCACACACACAGCTATTGTTGAAAGCAACCAAGCAAGCGCCCAGATGGGTTATTCAGTAGCTAGCGCCGGCGATGTAAACGGCGATGGGTACAGCGATGTGATTGTTGGTGCTTATTTATACGACAATGGACAAACAGATGAAGGTACTGCCTTTGTGTACTATGGTTCGTCAACGGGTATTAATACTATGGCTGTTGATACGCTAGAAAGCAATCAAGCAAATGCATTAATGGGTAGGTCTGTAGCCAGTACCGGTGATGTAAATGGAGATGGATACGGCGATGTGATTATTGGGGTGTATAGTTTTGATAATGGGCAGATAGACGAAGGTGCCGCCTTTTTATACCATGGTTCGCCAACGGGTATTAATACTACGGCTGCCGATACGCTAGAAAGCAATCAAGCAAATGCATTTATGGGAGTTTCAGTAGCTTCTGCCGGTGATGTAAATGGCGATGGGTACAGCGATGTGATTGTGGGGGCTCTTTTTTATGACAATGGTCAGTCAGATGAAGGCGCCGCCTTTTTATACCATGGTTCGCTAACGGGTATTAATACTATGGCTGCCGATACGCTAGAAAGCAATCAAGCAAATGGATTTATGGGAGTTTCAGTAGCTTCTGCCGGGGATGTTAATGGCGATGGGTACAGCGATGTAATTGTGGGGGCTTCTTATTACGACAATCTTGAGATAGACGAAGGCGTCTGCTTTGTGTACCATGGTTCGTCAACAGGTATTAATACTACATCTGCCGCTATGGTTCAAAGTAATCAGACGTTTGCCTATATGGGAGTTTCAGTGGCTTCTGCCGGGGATGTTAATGGTGATGGGTACAGCGATGTAATTGTGGGGGCTTCTTATTACGACAATCTTGAGATAGACGAAGGCGTCTGCTTTGTGTACCATGGTTCGTCAACGGGTATTAATATCACGGCTGCCGATACAATAGAGAGCAACTTAGCAAATGCATATATGGGCATTTCTGTCGCCAGTGCAGGCGATGTAAATGGGGATGGGTATAGTGATGTGATTGTGGGGGCATTTTTATATTATAATGGGCAAGCTGCCGAAGGCGCAGCCTTTTTCTACCATGGCTCGCCAACGGGTATTAATACCACGCCTGCTGCTATCGTAGAAAGCAACTTGGCATTTGCACGTATGGGTATTTCCGTAGCCGGTGCAGGTGATATAAATGGCGATGGGTACAGCGATGTGATTGTTGGGGCTTATTCATACGCCAATGGACAAACCGATGAAGGCGCTGCTTTTGTTTATCATGGAAACAACCCGGGTACCAATAAACGCAATAACCTTCGCCTGTACAACCAGGACCTGGTAACTCCCATCCAGCAATTGAATATTACCGAGCCCAATTTATTTGGTGCCGGCTTTTTTTCAAAATCACCCTTAGGCAGGGTAAAGGGCAAACTGGTTTGGGAAGTAAAAGCACAGGGAGTTGCATTCAGTGGAAACCCCATTACCAACAGCACGGCTTACCTGGATAAGCAGACTTCGTTTACCGATTTGGGCACTGCCGGCACAGAATTAAAAAGCCAGGTACAAAAAGTTGGAAGTAAAGCGAATAAAATAAGAACCCGGGTTGAATACGACAAGGTAACCGCCATAACCGGGCAGGTATATGGTCCCTGGCGCTATCCGCCCGGTTATACCCAGGGTGCTTATGGTATGAATTCCGTACCACTGCCGGTAAAATTAAATGGGTTTTCTGCGGCATTGATCGAAGGAAAAGTAAAACTGCACTGGTCAACAGCTGATGATGAAAACGTGAGGACTTACCAGGTTGAACGAAGTGCTGATAATATGAATTTTACATCGACCGGAACTGTTTCTTCGCTTCATCAAAATAATAAAACCTATACTTTCACCGATAACCATCCGCTTAAAGGCAGGTCATGGTACCGCCTGCGTGTGATGGATGAATACAACCGTATTGGTTTTTCAAATACTGCTTTAGTTAAAAATACAAAGGATGCCGTTCTTGTTTATCCAACCATCATCGGCAGGGGCGAAACAGTAAACCTGTTGTTCAATAACAATATTTCAGGAAACGTGGAATTGTTGCTGGTTAACGGCAACGGGGCTTTGGTTTTCAGAAAAACGATCAACGCTTCGGGCAGTAATAATTATCCGGTAACATTGTCTTCATTGCCACCGGGTGTTTATGTTCTGTCGGTAATTCATAAAGGGGTAAAGGTAATTACACAAAAGATCATTGTACGGTAA
- the lptC gene encoding LPS export ABC transporter periplasmic protein LptC, with the protein MSSKNLGIEEVKNADINYTLGGKAKAKLISPLMLRVQDVNPYVEFPKKLHVDFYNDTGSVDSRLDALYGKYFEAESKVFLKDSVVVINVLGDTLYCQELWWDRNRTGFEFYTDKEVRIRRKLQIIDGIGMEARQDFKEWVIKNVSNSFIRVPNSQFPVD; encoded by the coding sequence ATGAGCAGTAAGAACCTGGGTATTGAGGAAGTAAAGAATGCCGATATCAACTATACACTGGGCGGCAAAGCAAAGGCTAAACTCATATCCCCGCTGATGCTGCGGGTGCAGGATGTGAACCCCTATGTTGAATTCCCAAAAAAACTGCATGTTGATTTTTATAATGATACCGGGTCTGTCGACAGCCGGCTGGACGCCCTTTACGGAAAATATTTTGAAGCCGAGAGCAAGGTCTTTTTAAAAGACAGCGTGGTGGTGATCAATGTGCTGGGCGATACGCTTTACTGCCAGGAACTTTGGTGGGACAGGAACCGAACCGGGTTTGAATTCTATACCGATAAGGAAGTGCGCATCCGCCGCAAGCTGCAGATCATTGACGGCATTGGTATGGAAGCAAGGCAGGATTTTAAGGAATGGGTCATTAAAAATGTATCCAATAGTTTTATCCGGGTCCCCAATTCACAATTCCCGGTTGACTGA